From one Trifolium pratense cultivar HEN17-A07 linkage group LG1, ARS_RC_1.1, whole genome shotgun sequence genomic stretch:
- the LOC123919042 gene encoding elongation factor 1-alpha-like yields the protein MGKEKVHINIVVIGHVDSGKSTTTGHLIYKLGGIDKRVIERFEKEAAEMNKRSFKYAWVLDKLKAERERGITIDIALWKFETTKYYCTVIDAPGHRDFIKNMITGTSQADCAVLIIDSTTGGFEAGISKDGQTREHALLAFTLGVKQMICCCNKMDATTPKYSKGRYDEIVKEVSSYLKKVGYNPDKIPFVPISGFEGDNMIERSTNLDWYKGPTLLEALDQINEPKRPSDKPLRLPLQDVYKIGGIGTVPVGRVETGFLKPGMVVTFAPTGLTTEVKSVEMHHEALQEALPGDNVGFNVKNVAVKDLKRGYVASNSKDNPAKEAANFTSQVIIMNHPGQIGNGYAPVLDCHTSHIAVKFAELVTKIDRRSGKEIEKEPKFLKNGDAGIIKMIPTKPMVAETFSEYPPLGRFAVRDMRQTVAVGVIKAVEKKEPSGGPKPKKK from the exons ATGGGTAAGGAAAAGGTTCACATTAACATTGTTGTCATTGGCCATGTCGACTCTGGGAAGTCGACTACCACCGGTCACTTGATCTACAAGCTTGGAGGTATTGACAAGCGTGTgattgagaggtttgagaaAGAAGCTGCTGAGATGAACAAGCGTTCATTCAAGTATGCTTGGGTTCTTGACAAGCTCAAGGCTGAACGTGAAAGAGGTATCACAATCGACATTGCTCTCTGGAAGTTTGAGACAACTAAGTACTATTGCACTGTCATTGATGCCCCCGGACACAGGGATTTCATCAAGAACATGATTACTGGAACATCCCAAGCTGATTGTGCTGTTCTCATCATTGATTCCACTACTGGTGGTTTTGAAGCTGGTATTTCTAAAGACGGACAGACCCGTGAACATGCTCTCCTTGCTTTCACTCTTGGTGTCAAGCAAATGATCTGCTGCTGCAACAAG ATGGATGCCACTACACCCAAGTACTCTAAGGGTAGGTATGATGAAATTGTGAAGGAAGTTTCATCCTATTTGAAGAAGGTTGGCTATAACCCAGATAAAATTCCATTTGTTCCCATCTCTGGTTTTGAGGGAGACAACATGATTGAGCGCTCTACCAATCTTGACTGGTACAAAGGTCCAACCCTTCTTGAGGCCCTTGACCAAATCAATGAGCCTAAGAGGCCATCAGACAAGCCCCTCCGATTACCACTTCAGGATGTCTACAAGATTGGAGGAATTGGAACTGTGCCTGTCGGACGTGTTGAGACTGGTTTCTTGAAACCTGGAATGGTGGTGACTTTTGCACCAACTGGACTGACTACTGAAGTCAAGTCGGTGGAGATGCACCATGAAGCTCTCCAAGAGGCCCTTCCCGGTGACAATGTGGGATTCAATGTTAAGAATGTTGCTGTTAAGGATCTCAAGCGTGGTTATGTTGCCTCAAACTCCAAGGATAACCCAGCTAAGGAGGCTGCTAACTTTACCTCTCAAGTGATCATCATGAATCACCCTGGCCAGATTGGAAACGGTTATGCCCCTGTTCTTGACTGCCACACCTCCCACATTGCTGTCAAGTTTGCTGAGCTTGTTACCAAGATCGATAGGCGTTCTGGTAAGGAAATTGAGAAGGAGCCCAAATTCTTGAAGAATGGTGATGCTGGTATCATTAAGATGATTCCCACCAAGCCCATGGTTGCTGAGACTTTCTCTGAATATCCTCCACTCGGCCGTTTTGCTGTCAGAGACATGCGTCAAACTGTGGCTGTTGGAGTCATCAAGGCTGTGGAGAAGAAGGAACCCAGCGGAGGACCCAAGCCCAAGAAGAAGTGA